The Actinomyces wuliandei genome contains the following window.
AGGACTCCGCGCTGGAGTTCCAGCGCGCCGCCACGTAGCGGGGGCCGAAGGCGGCACGCGTGGCCGCAGCAGCGCCTGCTGACCAGGCGCTTGACCATGAACTGGCTGACGGAGGAGACGGAGGGGCGTTGTGGCTGCGACACCGTTTGACGAGACGAAGATCCCGTGCCTGGAGTTTGACGTGGAGTCGCTGGACACTGCCGCGACGAACCTCAAGACGAAGGCGGGTGACCTGCGGAGTGCGGGGGAGTCGGTCAAGTCGACGTGGGCGGGGATGCAGGTGTGCTACAAGGCTCCTGAGCAGGAGTCCTTGTACGCGGCGATGGACCCGGTGGCTGACGACTCCGACACCTTGGCCACCAGTATCGAGTCGATGGCCTCGGCGCTGTCCACCTTCGCCGACACGGTGTCGTCGCTGAGGACCCGGGCTCAGGCGCTCAGGAGCGACGTGCTGGCGTTCAAGGAGGAGGTCGCGGGGGACCCGGAGTGGGACCACGACCAGGACCTGGTCAACAAGAACAACGGGTTCATCGACCGGGCCTCGGCGATCCAGGCGGACATGTGGGAGGCCGAGCGCGAGTGCGCCAACACGATCCGGGACCTGGACGGGCTGGAGCACTACCACGCGGAGTCGGTGGCTGGCTCGGGGGCTGGTGGTGACCTGGTCTACGGGTACGAGTCGCGGGACCTGGCTGGTGTCGAGGAGCTGCCGTGGGGGACCCATGTGTCGGCGGCTCCGCCGAACAACCCGGCTGAGGTGCTCAGGCGTTTTGTGTGGGACGGTCTGGTGCTGGACGGGATCGGCGGGTCGCTCGAGGCCCAGGCCAGCCTGGTGGGTGTCGAGTTCAACGAGGTGGACAGGTCGGTCTCGTGGAGCCTGAGCCAGATGGCGGAGGCGTGGAAGGGCCTGACGGCCCTGGCGGGGCTGACCTGGGAGGACGGGGGCCTCAGCTTCCGGAGGGGGACCGCGGCTGAGACCTGGGCGGAGGTGGGCAAGGACCTGGTGGCGTGGGACATGTGGGGGCAGGATCCTGCTCGGGCGGCGGGCAGCGTGGTGCCTGACGTCGCAGTGGTGGGGGCTTTCGGTGCTGCGGGTGCGGCTGCTCGTGGTGGCGGGGCTGCCGTGCGGGGGGCTGCTGGTCTGGGCAGGGTGTCGCGGGCGGCGCGGGCTGCTGTGGTGGCCCAGCGGGTCGCGGACTTCATGGACCCGGTGGGCACCGCGCTCAGCAAGGGGGCGCGCAAGGTGGCGCAGCTGGTGGGCGAGGCCTTTGACCTTACCGGGCTGACTGACCTCATGGACCGTATTCGTGGCCGGGGCGGGGCCGAGGCCCCGGAGGTGCCCGCTCCGCACTCCGTGGACGTGGGGCCTGGCCGCGCCAGCGACCTGCCGGAGGTGGGTGGCCAGCGTGGTCACGGCCCCCACGGCGGGGACGCCGGGGGTGGGACCGGTGGCCGGGGGCAGGAGCTGCCCGGGCAGGACGTTCCCGTTGGCAAGGGGGCTCAGGAGCCGTCTGCCTCCCACGGTGGTGGCCGGAGCGGCCAGGCCGACGGCGGGGAGGCCCCTCTCCACCGCAGTGGTGACGCGGACGGTGCTGATGCTTCTGGGGCTGGTGCGCGGGGCCGCCACGCGGACGGCGCTGACGGTGCCGACGCCGCTGAGGCGGGCGCCCCGGCCCGCAGTCGCGCTGACGGCGACGCGGGTGGTACCCACGGATCTGACCCTGCTGGTCATCCTGCTGGTCGTGGTGACAGCGCCGACGCGCAGGCCCCGGCCCGCAACCGCGCCGACACCGAGGGTGCTGATGCGGAGGCTCCGTCTGGCCGCCACCGTGGTGACGGTGACAGTGGTGGTGCTGAGGCGGGTGCCCCGTCTGGCCGCCACAGGGCTGATGGTGACGGCGCTGAGGCGGGCGCCCCGTCTGGGCGCCACCGTGGTGACGGTGACAGTGGTGGTGCTGAGGGCTCTGGCCGTGCTGGTCACGACCGTGGTGAGGGTGCTGAGGCGGGTGCCCCGGCCCGTCACCGCGCCGACACCGAGGGTGCTGATGCGGAGGCTCCGTCTGGCCGCCACAGGGCTGATGGTGATGGTGCGGAGTCTGCGTCTGGTCACGGCCGTGGTGAGGGCGCCGATGGTGAGTCCTCGGCTGGCCGTCACCGCGCTGAGGGTGCTGACGGTGAGGCCTCGGCCCACAACCGCGCCGACACCGAGGGTGCTGATGCGGATGCCCCGTCTGGTCGTCACAGGGCTGACGGGGCTGATGGCGAGTCCTCGGCTGGCCGCCACAGGGCTGACGGGGCTGACGGTGAGGCCTCGGCCCGCCACGCGGCTGACGAGGCTGATGGTGCTGGTGGTGGTCGTGGTGACGGCTCTGGTGGCTCCGGCCGTGGTGGTGACGGGGACGGCACGTCGGACCGCAGTGGTGGTGACGGTGATGGTGACTCCTCGGGTGAGCAGTCTGTGGCTGAGCGGCTTGAGAAGCGTCGCGGGGAGGCTGACCAGGACGCGTTCAACCAGGAGCACCGGCCGCGTGTGGAGCGCACGGTGGAGGTTGGCGAGGGCACTGGCCTGGCTCCCCGTCACGACGAGCCGTTTGGGCGGGGTGTGGAGCTGGAGCCCAACACCTGCTACCAGGTGGACAAGCGGGGCAGCTTCTACACCAATGACGCCGGTGAGGTGGTGCATGTGGAGGCGCACTCGGCGGTGGAGCGTCGTGGGTGGTGGGGTATGCGCGAGCCGTTGAGCCCGGACCTGAGGGACCCTCTGCCGAGCGCGACCTACACGGTGGATGGGAGGTTCCACTACACCACGGATGAGTGGGGTCGTACGGTGCGCATCCAGGTGGACAGGCTGGATGAGGTCTCGCAGAGGTATGACTCCTCGTGGGTGCGTGGGCGTGTTGGTGGCCTGGGTGGTGAGGGGTTTGACGGGGGCCACCTGGTGGCCCACCGGTTTGGTGGGGGTCCGGAGGAGCTCAACGTGGTGCCCATGCGCAGCACCCTCAACCGGGGGACTGAGGGGGCCTACCCGTACAGCTACAAGAAGCTGGAGGACGACATCGCCGACAGCCAGGGAGCCTACAAGAACATCGACATCTATATCGAGTACGACGGCCCACCGGGGGTGGACCCGGGGACCTCCCTGAAGGGCGTGCCCAAGGCAGGCCGGGTGCCTGTGAACTTTGAGGTCTACGCGACTGATGCGGGGGGTGTGCCGAGGGTGCCGAGGACGTTCCCGAACAAGTGAGTACTTCGACAATTAAGGGGATGGGTCTTATGGTTAGGTTGTCGGAGATGTCTGCTGGGGAGCTTCTCGCTCGCTCTGAGGAGATGCTGGCTGACTGGCTGCGTGAGGAGGGCGGGCAGCGTGTTGACATCGAGTTCATGGGTGTGGGGCTGGTTCAGCAGTTTGACCCCCAGCTCACGCGTGGTGGGCAGCGGTCGCGTGTGATCCCACCTCATGAGGTCAACTCCTTCATGACGGAGCTGCGTGATAGGCAGGTTGTGCCTGGGTGGGGTGCGTGGACGTGGTGCCGGCTGTGGATGGTGGCGGGTGAGTGGGTGCTGCACCAGGAGTGCGACTGGATGCGCGAGCCGGTACTTGAGGGGCCTGCTGGTGGGCGGCCCCCTCCGGGTATCTGTGCCCTGGAGCTGGAGCGTCATCCCCGGGATGCGGAGAACATCCCGGACTGGATGGCTGCGGGTGTGGCGGCCAACGAGAGGCGCAAGGCTGCCAACGCGCGTCGTCGTGAGGCCAGGAGGGCGAAGAAGGAGCGTGAGCGCCAGGCGGCCCAGGCCCAGGCCGCTGAGGCAGCCGACCAGCAAGGCGGGAGCGGTAGCGGGCAGACCACCCAGGAGGGGGACGGTGCTGGTGGGTCCGCGGGGTGAGGCCTGTGCCGGTGGTGTCGGCTGGGGCTTCCTGGGTGGCTTCTACACCGATGAGTCTGGTGAGGTGGTGCATGTGGAGGCGCACTCGGCGGTGGAGCGTCGTGGGTGGCTGGGGATAACGCAGGACGCGCTCAACCCGGACCTGAAGGACCCGCTGCCCAGCGCGACCTACACGGTGGACGGGAGGTTCCACTACACCACTGATGAGTGGGGTCGTACGGTGCGTATCCAGGTGGATGAGCTCAGGAAGGTTGATGGTGACCTGGAGAAGTACCGCTCGGAGTCGGTCCAGGAGCGGGTCGGTAAGTACGGTGGTGACGACTATGACGGGGGTCACCTGTCTGGTCACCAGTTCGGCGGGGCTCCGGAGGACATCAACGTGGTGCCCATGCTGCGCAAGGTCAACCAGAACCACCCGGACAGCTTCTACAGGCTGGAGAAGGAGATCGCCGCCAGCCAGGGAGCCTACAAGCACCTGGACATCCGGATCGAGTACGGCGGGCCTCCAGGGGTGGACCCAGGGACCTCCCTGAAGGGCGTGCCCAAGACCGACCGGGTACCCACCGAGTTCAAGGTTCACTGGGTTGACAAGCAGGATGTCCCGCACCGTAAGCCGTTTAAGAACTATCCCGAGTGAGAGGAGTGCCGTGGTGCGTATGCGTGACATGGGGCCGGAGGAGGCGTTCGCCCGGGCTGAGGAGCAGCTGGCGAAGTGGCTGCGTGAGGAGGGGGGCTCCCGCCTTGAGATTGAGGTCATCGGTATCGGGCTCGTCCAGAGGGACAAGATGTGGATGACTGTTGACGGGGAGGTCAAGAGAGTGCTGCCTGAGTCGAGTGAGACGGGGTTTGCTGTGGACCACCTGCGTGAGAAGCAGGTGGTTGCTGGGTGGGGTGCGTGGACGTGGTGCCGGTTGTGGATGGTGGCGGGTGAGTGGGTGCTGCACCAGGAGTGTGACTGGATGCGCGAGCCGGTGCTCGAGCGGCCCCCTATCGGGGAGGACGAGTACTCGATCGAGCTGGACCTCTATCCCCGGGATGCGGAGAACATTCCTGTGTGGCTGGCAGAGCGGGTGGCGGCCAACGAGAAACGGAAGGCCGCTAACGCGCGTCGTCGTGAGGCCAGGAGAGCCCGGAAGAAGCGTGAGCGCCAGGCGGCCCAGGCCCAGGCCGCTGAGGCTGCCGACCGGCAGGGCGGGCAGGAGGCTGCCCAGTCCGCCGTCCAGGATGCTGCCCGGGGTGTGCCCGGTGCCGGGCAGGCCGCCCAGGATGGGGGCGGTGCTGGTGGGTCCGCGGGGTGAGGCCCGTTGTACTGGTCGAGTACGACGGCCCACCGGGGGTGGACCCGGGGACCTCCCTGAAGGGCGTGCCCAAGACCGACCGGGTGCCCACCGAGCTGCGCGTCTATTTGGCTAACGCTGGGGGCGTGCCGAGGACGTTCCCGAACAAGTGAGTACTTCGAGAATTAAGGGGATGGGTCTTATGGCTAGGTTGTCGGAGATGTCTGCTGGGGAGCTTCTCGCTCGCTCTGAGGAGATGCTGGCTGACTGGCTGCGTGAGGAGGGCGGGGAGCGTGTTGACATCGAGTTCATGGGTGTGGGGCTGGTTCAGCAGTTTGACCCCCAGCTCACGCGTGGTGGGCAGCGGTCGCGTGTGATCCCACCTCATGAGGTCAACTCCTTCATGACAAAGTTGCGTCGTGCGCAGGTTGTGACTGGCCTGGGTGCGTGGACGTGGTGCCGGCTGTGGATGGTGGCGGGGGAGTGGGTGCTGCACCAGGAGTGCGACTGGATGCGCGAGCCGGTACTTGAGGAAGCCAGTGGTGAGCGGCCTGACCCTCGTACCTGTGCCCTGGAGCTGGAGCTCTACCCCCGGGACCCGGAGAACATCCCCAGGTGGCTGGCAGAGGGGGTGGCTGTGTTTGAGGGGGATGAGGATGCCTCCGGGGACGGTACCGGTACCGGGCAGACCGCCCAGGACGGGGACGGCACCGGGCAGACCGTCGGCTCTGCGCGCCAGGAGACAGACCGTGACCAGTCAGAGAAGGACGAGGAGGGACAGCCGTGACTGAGCAGTCGAACCACCCCGCTGCGTCTGACCCCGCAACGACCAGCAGCCCCCAGCACCCGCCGCTGGAGAGGGCGGACATGGTTCTCCTGGAGGTAGAGCCCGGCGTGGCCGTGCTTGTGGCGCACACGGTGCCGCAGGGCTGGACGGTCGAGGTCTTCGGCCTGGGGGAGCACTCCGGCCGCCAGATCGTCCAGGCCCTGGACGACGCCGTGGACCGGGCAGGCCTGGTGGTCCCGGGGGCCTCGACCCAGGGGCTGGTCCGGCTCTCACCAGAGACGCTTGCCAGCCTCGCCGCCATGCCCGTCCGGGCACAGGGTGGCAGCCTGGGAGTCCTCGACCAGGCGGGCACCCGGCCAGCTACCCCGGCGGGCGCTCAGGCGAGCCCGCAGACGAGCGGGGACGACCTCCGGGTCTGCTGGCTGCCTGCGGGCAGCGCGCAGGCAGCAGACCTGCTCCAGGGACTCAGCCGCGCCCAGCCGCTGGTGAGGCTCAGCGCCCACATGACCTTTATCGTGCAGGCTCTTGAGGAGGGCACGGGCCTGGTGCGCTCCGCGTTTGAGACCCGCTACGAGGACCACTGGCCCGTGATCAGCGACATGCGTGAGACCCTCCTGGGGATCATTGCCCGGTCCCGTGAGACCGGGGTCATCCCCAGGTTGTCCACCGTCGGCATCATCGCCCCGGACAGGGTGGTCAACGACGAGCATGCCTTCTTTGCCCGCCGTGTCCACAAGCACCGGGAGCACCTGGACACTCACAGTGCCGCCCGCTGGGAGTACCTGAGGGGCAACATTGAGCAGGTAGTCGCTGACTACCAGGGCTATCTCACGATGGAGACTATCGACAGCGGGAGGTGGATACTGAGCCCGGGCAGGTTCGCCATGATGACCAGCCGGCCTCCTGACATCGAGAAGACCATGACCTACCAGTCCGTCAACATGCCGGCCAAGTACCAGGAGAAGCTGGGCCACGTGGCCGACGTCCTCACGCTGATCGACGCCCAGCGCCACCTGTGCGCCGAGGTCACCGGTCGGCCCTGGCCCCCGCACGCCCCCGAGCAGCTGGGTGGCGCCAGCCTTGATGAGACGGTCGCGGCGATGAGGCGCCACGTGGACCGCCTGCGTGGCAGCTCTGCGGAGGAGCCGCTGGCCGTGGCACCGGCGCTCCAGGTGGTCGGGCAGGAGGTGCCCGGCCAGGCCCTGGCAGCGCTGCGCTGGCTGCTGCCCGCCCCGGAGCCCCTCATCGCCCTGGCCGAGGTGGAGCGGGGAAGCCTGACCGGAGCGGCCCAGGGCCTGCGACCTGGCCCCGACGGGGGACCGGCGGCGCAGGCGAGCACCTACCTGGGCGTCACCTCTGCCCGACTCTTCCTTGCTTCGGTGCCTGCGCTGGTGGAGGAGGGCAGGATCGAGCTCAGCCTCCCCCTTGCCGACCTGCGCTATGTCCGGTTCAGGATGGTGGACCGCAGGGCCTTTATGGACGTCACCATGAAGGAGGAGGACCTCAGCATCGGCTTCGCTCAGTCGGCTGTCTCCTCCGGCTTCACCACCGGCCTCGCCCACCGGGTGGCGGACATCCTGATGACGGCGGCGAGCATCCCCGAGGAGGAGCAGCGCAGCGACCCGCTGTTCACCAGGGCAACCAGCCGTGAGCGGCGGGAGTGATCGAGCTGGTCGCGCCGCGATTCGAGCCCAGATCATCGAGCGGATATCGAGCAGATAAGGAACCCGAGGAAAGACCATCATGACTCAGAACCCTCAACATCCCCACGACCCTGAGGCGTCAGGACCCCAGGAGCCCGGGACCGCAGGTTACGGGGCGGCTTATGGCGACACTGCTGGGCAGCAGCCCGCCTACCCGGGCGGCTACGGCGCCGTACCGCCGTCGGCGCAGGGGGGCGATGACGGTGCCGCCGCGCGGCCAGTGCAGTCGGGCGGCTACGGTGCCGTGCCGCCGTCGGCGCAGGGAGATGGCGACGGCTACGGTGCTCCTCCTGGGGGACTGCCTCCCGGCATGGGGCCGACGTCGGCTCCCGACGGTGGGGGCACGGGCTTCCAGCCCTCGTCCCTCCCGCTGTACCCCCGTGTCCAGGTGGGGCCAGCATGGCGGTGGGCGTGGTCGCGGGTGACGGGGAATCCTGCTGTCTTTGGCGGTGGTCCGCTGTTCCTGGTGGTTTTCTACCTCCTGATGGCGGCTTGCGTCTTTCCGCTGAGTACGGTGGTGGAGAACGCGTCAGATACTGTGTCCTGGGTTCTCCTGGTGCCGCTTGTCGCGGTGCTGCTGGCATTCCTGCTGGGGCTTATAACCGTCGCGGCAGGCGTGTACCACGCGTGCCTGGTCGCGGCTCGCGGGGAGCGTGCGCGGCTGCGGGACTTCCTGGTCTTCCCCAACCGCTGGCGCACCGTGGCGGTCTACCTTGTTGCCACTGTTCTTACTCTTGCCGGGTTGCTGGTTATCATCGGTGCGCCGATCGTGGCCTACTTCTGCCTCTTTGCGATGTTTGTCTCCCTGGACCAGGGGACGCCAGTGTTCCAGTCTATCTCGCGATCCTTCTCGATGATGCGTCACGGCGCGAGCAACGACATGGTTCCCCTGTTCCTGGTGATTCTAGTTCAAAATGTGGTCGGCTACTTCAGTGCGATCGGAATTCTCTTTACTTTTCCCGCCGGGCTCCTCATGGCCGCCTACGCCTACGTGCGCCTGAGCGCGTCCAGCCCCGGCCAGCCCGGGTACGGAGAGCCTGGATATGGGCAGCCGGGCCACCCCGGATATGGCTCCGACTACCCCGGTCCGGCCGGGTACGGGCAGTCCGCGTACGGCCAGCCGGGCCAGTCTGACCATGCGCCCGGCTACCTCGGCTAGCTCGCGTAAGGCCAGCCCGGCCCTGTAGGTTCCGGCGCTGGTGCCTCGGCCCGCCGATCCCGTTCACGCCAGCTCTGACCGCGACCCCGGCTCGTAGTTGTTGGGCGCCGTGCCCAGTCACGTGAGCCCCTAGTCCTGACTACTCTGGTCCTGCTGGTGGTCCTGCCGACTCCGGTCCTGTCGTCTCCACCCAGTTCTCGTTCCGAGCCGCGCCCGTTGGGCGCTGATCCCAGTTACGTCAACTCTGGTCCGCACCTCTAAGTGGTGCGGCCAGCTACGTCAGCCCTGGTCGCACTCCCCAGGCGCCGCGTCCTGGAGGCTAGAGAGGCCATGTCTCTTGCCGCTGGTTTGCGAGCCCGGGGTACGCCATGCGACGCCCCGGAGGTCGGCTGGCGTACCCCGGGCTCGCAAACCGGGCGGCGCAGGGGTTGCAGGAAACGCTCCAACTGCGGGAGCAGGCGGTTCTGGACCCGCAAACGGGCGACAAGCTCGCAGGTCGCTCCTAGCGCTCAAGGAGGCCGCCACCTCCAAAGAACACCTCCAAGGAACCGTTCCTAGCGCTCAAGGAAGCCGCCAGCTGTGTCGCCAGCGCCAGCCTTGGCTCGGCTACGGGAAGCCGGTCATGAGCCGCTTATTGGCTCAACCGGCTTTCGTGGTACGCCGCGAGGCGGTGCCATCCCAGCGTGCGTCGTGCCATCCTGCCTCACGCGGATCGGGCTGAGGCGAACGACGTCGTAGGGGCCTGGAGCTGTGTCAGCCAGGAGAAACAGAGCTCGGCGGCGCTTGCGTCGCGTGAGACAGGCTGTCACCGTTCTAGCCTGGATGACATCGCCATAGTGCATATACCCGTCGTCCTCCCTCGCGCTCTGGTGTCCGTCGCGCCGGGACGGGACCGCCGACTTCTGGTCCCACGTACCAGGACGGTCGAGACATATCCGGAAGATATCTCTGCGTTACTCGCCGTTGCGGCTTGAGGCTTGTAGGCTTGGGGCACAAGTTCCCAAGCACCGCAGCAGAGGCGGTCCAAGCCCGGTGCGCCCGGGCGGAGAGGAGATCTCATGCCCGAGTGGTCCTTTGAGGCCCAGATGGAGGCTGTTGACAGCCTGCAGACCCACCTGGCCGAGTTTATGCGCTCCGCAGGTGTGAGCGAGGTGGCGGTCGAGGTCCAGTGCGTGGGTACGCGGGCCGCCGCCCGCACCCGCGCCCTGCGCCCAGGGGGCAACTGGGAGGAGAACGTGGTCCCCGGTCCGATCGTGGAGGAGTCCGTGCGCCTGCGCTCGCCCATGGCCCGCCCTGGAGGGGGCGCGTGGACGTGGGCGTTGCTGACCATGAGCAGCCGCGACTACCAGCTGGTCTCCGACTTTGACTACGACCACCAGCCCCAGCTCAACCCCCCCGTCACCACGGATGACTGCGCCGAGGAGCTTCGGCTCTTCCCCCGCGACCCCCGGGCCACCCCCGACTGGCTGGCTCAGGGACGGCGTTGACAGTCTGGCCCAGGAGCGAGGTTCTGACACAGGGGCCTGGCCCTGGGGGCGATGTTGGCGGTCCCCGACCGTAGCGCATGACGGGGGTCACCCGGTTACCACCGGGTGACCCCCGAGGCTGGTGGCTCAGATGAACTATCTGCCGAGGGTCTCAGGCGGACTCGGGCGGCCGGGTAGTTCCCTCTGCTTTGTCCAGGCTGCGATCCCATCCCATCGTGTCGACAATACACAGCCCAGATGCAGGGTGTAGAAGGCGTCGGTGCCTCCTGGTACTCTCCCGGAAACGGGCTTAGGGATCATCAGCCCGCCGTGTCGATGATGGCGCCCTCGCCACGACATCCTCAAGGCAGGCCTGTACAGACTGTCGGAGAGGTGGCGCACGCGCAGGGAAGAGAGGTGCGCTGTGACGCGTCCGGGTGAGCAGCCGAGCCCTGATCAGGTTGAGCGTGCCGAGGAGCAGATCGTCGAGCAGTTCAAGCGGATCGACTTCTACATCATCGAGTACTCCGTGGAGATGGCCCAGAAGGTCCGGGACAACGAGTACGTCGTCCCGGACTACCAGCGGGAGTTCACCTGGGAAGACCAACGCAAGTCTCGCTTCATCGAGTCCCTGATCATGGGCCTTCCCATTCCCTTCATCTTCTTCTGGGAGATGCCCGACGGCAGGCTTGAGATCGTGGACGGGTCCCAGCGTCTTTGGACGATCGAGCAGTTCATCTACGGAGGATTCCGGCTCGGAGAGCTGGACCCCCTGACCCGCCTGTCAAGGCTCCGGTTCGACGACCTGCTGGAGTCAAGGCAGCGCAAGATAAGAACCGATCTATTCGCGGAATCGTCCTGAACGAGTATGCTGACGAGGCGGCGCGACTGGACATGTTCGAGCGCATTAACACGGGCAGCAAGATCGCCAATAACGCCGAGATCCGCCGGGGGGCGCTTGCCGGGCCGTTCATGGATATGGTGGCAGAGCTGGCGCAGCTCCCAGTCTTGATCGAGCTTGCGCCCATGTCCGCCAAGACCAGGAGGGAGCGTGGCTATGAAGAACTCGTGACGCGCTTCTTTGCCTACGGCGACGGGCTGGAGGGGTACCGGGACCGTCCCGCCGATTTTATCTTCTCCTACTCGAAGAAGATGAATAAAGAGTTTGAGGCTGACCCGGCGCTGGCAGACAGTTATCGTGAGGTGCCTCCTCCTGGGGCGGCGGGAAGGACTTCCAGGCGATCACCAGCGCCGACGGCGCGAATGCAAAGTCCCGTCTCAACGGGAGGATCTTCTTTGTGAAGAACAGGTTGGTGAGCCATGGCGACTACTGAGCTTGCCCGGTTCTTCGAGGAGCGCTACGCTGAGGTTAAAGTTGGGTGCCGACCCGGTGACCTGAGTGCTGAGTTGAGGGAACAGTGGGTGAGGTCCGTCGCACGTACTCATATCAACGACCTCAGTCCTGGGAGACGGCTGGAGGCTGCTCTCAGCATGTGCGAACAGCTCCTGGACCAGGTGCCGGTCAAGGGCTTCAAGATCGACCCTGGTGGAGGAGGAAACTGGGATGACGTCTCCATCAAGGAGCTCTGCGAGCGCGTCGGTTGCAGGTTGGTGATCTCCCGGGATGTATCTCAGGTAGCCAAGCGCCATATCAGAGACAATATGGGTGCGTTGAAACTTGTCAAGGACTGCCGTAACAGGCTGGCGCACGGTTCGCTGTCCTTTGTCGAGTGCTGTGGGGAAACCGTGGCAGTCGGTGAGCTCAAGGAGGCTGCCGACGCGGTCAGTGACTACCTGCGAGAAGCCGTCGGCTGCTTCGATAGCTTCATCGTGCGTGAGATCGTAGGCAAGAGGAGACGGGAAAGGAGACGGGAGGTGCGAGTTTCGTGAGAAAGGAGGTCGGCACCCTCTCGATCCGTGCTGTTGATCTGTTCTGCGGAGTCGGTGGACTCACCCACGGCCTCGCCCAGGCTGGCATAGACGTCGTAGCCGGGATCGATATTGATCCCGCATGCAGGTACCCCTATGAGGCTAACAATGAGGCGAGGTTCGTTGAAGGCGACGTGAATGACCTTGAGGAGTCAGAGGTAGAACGGCTCGTCGGTGGAGCTGATGTCAGCCTGATTGCGGGGTGTGCGCCCTGCCAGCCGTTCTCGACATACAGCCGCTCTGGCCGCGGCAAGAGGCGCGGTAGCGACTGGCAGCTGGTTGAGGTATTCGGCAGGCTGGTGAAAGAGGTCCAGCCTGACATCGTGACGATGGAGAACGTCCCGCAGCTGCTGGACCATCCAGTATATAGCCGGTTCGTGGAGGACTTGAGTGGCTACTCGGTCGGGTGGTCCGTGGTCCAGGCCGCTCGTATTGGTGTCCCGCAGACAAGAAAGCGTCTTGTCCTGGTCGCCTCACGACTCGGCGACGTTGGCTCCCCTCTCGCAGGAGGGGAGGGAAGCAAGGACTGTGCGTCAGGCTATCGGGGGACTCCGCCCCATCAGGGCTGGCGAGTCGGACCCCGAGGACCGGCTGCACGTCGCCTCTCGGCTGAGCAGGGTGAACCTGGAGCGGATACGTCACTCGAAGCCGGGGGGGGGACGTGGCGTGACTGGCCCGAGGAGCTCCGGGCCGCGTGCCACCGCAAGACCAGTGGTGCGACCTACCCGAGCGTGTACGGACGCATGGGTCAGATCAGGTCTCCAAGACCCCCCGCGACGGACCTACCCGAGCGTGTACGGACGCATGTCCTGGGACGAGGCGAGCCCAACCATCACCACTCAGTGCTTCGGCTACGGCAACGGGCGTTTCGGCCACCCTGAGCAGGACCGGGCCATCTCGCTACGTGAGGCCGCGATCTTGCAGACCTTCCCATCTAGATACAAGTTCGTGCGACCAGACGAGCCTGTCCGTTTCAATGTCCTAGGACGCCTCATCGGCAACGCCGTTCCCGTGCGCCTGGGAGAGGCGGTGGGGCGGACGCTGGTGGCGCATGCCGCACAGTTCACCCGTCCAAACCACGCCGTGGAGGCGCACTGAGGCTGCGGCTGCGTCAGCGAGGGGCTCGTATGGCGTCAGGCTGGGAGCGG
Protein-coding sequences here:
- a CDS encoding DUF262 domain-containing protein: MTRPGEQPSPDQVERAEEQIVEQFKRIDFYIIEYSVEMAQKVRDNEYVVPDYQREFTWEDQRKSRFIESLIMGLPIPFIFFWEMPDGRLEIVDGSQRLWTIEQFIYGGFRLGELDPLTRLSRLRFDDLLESRQRKIRTDLFAESS
- a CDS encoding DNA cytosine methyltransferase, with product MYGRMSWDEASPTITTQCFGYGNGRFGHPEQDRAISLREAAILQTFPSRYKFVRPDEPVRFNVLGRLIGNAVPVRLGEAVGRTLVAHAAQFTRPNHAVEAH
- a CDS encoding DNA/RNA non-specific endonuclease, with protein sequence MLVGPRGEACAGGVGWGFLGGFYTDESGEVVHVEAHSAVERRGWLGITQDALNPDLKDPLPSATYTVDGRFHYTTDEWGRTVRIQVDELRKVDGDLEKYRSESVQERVGKYGGDDYDGGHLSGHQFGGAPEDINVVPMLRKVNQNHPDSFYRLEKEIAASQGAYKHLDIRIEYGGPPGVDPGTSLKGVPKTDRVPTEFKVHWVDKQDVPHRKPFKNYPE
- a CDS encoding MAE_28990/MAE_18760 family HEPN-like nuclease: MATTELARFFEERYAEVKVGCRPGDLSAELREQWVRSVARTHINDLSPGRRLEAALSMCEQLLDQVPVKGFKIDPGGGGNWDDVSIKELCERVGCRLVISRDVSQVAKRHIRDNMGALKLVKDCRNRLAHGSLSFVECCGETVAVGELKEAADAVSDYLREAVGCFDSFIVREIVGKRRRERRREVRVS
- a CDS encoding DNA/RNA non-specific endonuclease, producing MAATPFDETKIPCLEFDVESLDTAATNLKTKAGDLRSAGESVKSTWAGMQVCYKAPEQESLYAAMDPVADDSDTLATSIESMASALSTFADTVSSLRTRAQALRSDVLAFKEEVAGDPEWDHDQDLVNKNNGFIDRASAIQADMWEAERECANTIRDLDGLEHYHAESVAGSGAGGDLVYGYESRDLAGVEELPWGTHVSAAPPNNPAEVLRRFVWDGLVLDGIGGSLEAQASLVGVEFNEVDRSVSWSLSQMAEAWKGLTALAGLTWEDGGLSFRRGTAAETWAEVGKDLVAWDMWGQDPARAAGSVVPDVAVVGAFGAAGAAARGGGAAVRGAAGLGRVSRAARAAVVAQRVADFMDPVGTALSKGARKVAQLVGEAFDLTGLTDLMDRIRGRGGAEAPEVPAPHSVDVGPGRASDLPEVGGQRGHGPHGGDAGGGTGGRGQELPGQDVPVGKGAQEPSASHGGGRSGQADGGEAPLHRSGDADGADASGAGARGRHADGADGADAAEAGAPARSRADGDAGGTHGSDPAGHPAGRGDSADAQAPARNRADTEGADAEAPSGRHRGDGDSGGAEAGAPSGRHRADGDGAEAGAPSGRHRGDGDSGGAEGSGRAGHDRGEGAEAGAPARHRADTEGADAEAPSGRHRADGDGAESASGHGRGEGADGESSAGRHRAEGADGEASAHNRADTEGADADAPSGRHRADGADGESSAGRHRADGADGEASARHAADEADGAGGGRGDGSGGSGRGGDGDGTSDRSGGDGDGDSSGEQSVAERLEKRRGEADQDAFNQEHRPRVERTVEVGEGTGLAPRHDEPFGRGVELEPNTCYQVDKRGSFYTNDAGEVVHVEAHSAVERRGWWGMREPLSPDLRDPLPSATYTVDGRFHYTTDEWGRTVRIQVDRLDEVSQRYDSSWVRGRVGGLGGEGFDGGHLVAHRFGGGPEELNVVPMRSTLNRGTEGAYPYSYKKLEDDIADSQGAYKNIDIYIEYDGPPGVDPGTSLKGVPKAGRVPVNFEVYATDAGGVPRVPRTFPNK
- a CDS encoding DNA cytosine methyltransferase; this translates as MRKEVGTLSIRAVDLFCGVGGLTHGLAQAGIDVVAGIDIDPACRYPYEANNEARFVEGDVNDLEESEVERLVGGADVSLIAGCAPCQPFSTYSRSGRGKRRGSDWQLVEVFGRLVKEVQPDIVTMENVPQLLDHPVYSRFVEDLSGYSVGWSVVQAARIGVPQTRKRLVLVASRLGDVGSPLAGGEGSKDCASGYRGTPPHQGWRVGPRGPAARRLSAEQGEPGADTSLEAGGGTWRDWPEELRAACHRKTSGATYPSVYGRMGQIRSPRPPATDLPERVRTHVLGRGEPNHHHSVLRLRQRAFRPP